CGGTCTCCTTCGCCCTCGGCGTGTGGTGCTTCGGCCGCGTCTGATCTGGGGCCGGAGCGCCGACGTGCCGGTCCGGGCGGCAGGAATGGCCGGAGTCGGGTTACCGTTCGAGTGGCCGTTGCGGGCTTTTGCCGTTTGACACGGGGGCGGGTTGTACCGTCACACTCCGCAGCGACAGCAGCGTCACAACGGTGCCGTACTGCCGTTTGTGCCCATCGAGCGTCGACCGGAGAGAAGAGCGAAGTTGTCCCCGACCAGCGAGACCGCAAAGGGCGGCCGCCGACTCGTGATCGTCGAGTCTCCTGCCAAGGCGAAGACGATCAAGGGCTACCTCGGCCCCGGATACGTCGTCGAGGCGAGCGTCGGGCACATCCGCGACCTCCCCAACGGCGCCGCCGAGGTGCCCGATAAGTACACCGGCGAGGTGCGCCGCCTCGGCGTCGACGTCGAGAACGACTTCCAGCCGATCTACGTCGTCAACGCCGACAAGAAGGCCCAGGTCAGGAAGCTCAAGGAGCAGCTCGCCGAATCCGACGAGCTCTTCCTCGCAACCGATGAGGACCGTGAGGGCGAGGCCATCGCCTGGCACCTGCTCGAGGTACTCAAGCCCAAGGTCCCCGTCCACCGGATGGTCTTCCACGAGATCACCAAGGACGCGATCCGCGAGGCCGTCGAAAACCCCCGCGAGCTCAACCAGCGCATGGTCGACGCCCAGGAAACCCGCCGCATCCTCGACCGTCTCTACGGCTACGAGGTCTCGCCGGTCCTGTGGAAGAAGGTCATGCCGCGACTGTCCGCCGGCCGCGTGCAGTCCGTCGCCACCCGCCTCGTCGTCGAGCGGGAGCGCGAGCGCATCGCCTTCCGCTCCGCCGAGTACTGGGATCTGACCGGCACGTTCTCCACCGGCCGTGCCGGGGACGCCTCCGACCCCTCGACCCTGACCGCCCGCCTGAACACGGTCGACGGACGGCGCGTGGCCCAGGGCCGCGACTTCGGCTCGGACGGGCAGCTCAAGTCCGGCCAGGTCCTGCACCTGGACGAGGCGAACGCCCGCGCCCTGGCCGCCGCTCTCCAGGACGCCTCGTTCGCCGTCCGCGCGGTCGAGTCGAAGCCGTACCGCCGCTCTCCGTACGCACCTTTCCGTACGACGACCCTCCAGCAGGAGGCCTCCCGCAAGCTGGGCTTCGGGGCCAAGGCCACCATGCAGGTCGCGCAGAAGCTGTACGAGAACGGCTTCATCACCTACATGCGTACCGACTCCACGACCCTCTCCGACACTGCGGTCTCGGCGGCGAGGGCGCAGGTCACGCAGCTGTACGGCGCCAACTATCTGCCGGAGAAGCCGCGCGTCTACGCCGGCAAGGTCAAGAACGCGCAGGAGGCGCACGAGGCGATTCGCCCTTCGGGTGATCGTTTCCGCACTCCGGCCGAGACGGGTCTGACCGGCGACCAGTTCAGGCTCTACGAGCTGATCTGGAAGCGGACCGTCGCCTCCCAGATGAAGGACGCGGTCGGCAACAGCGTCACCGTCCGGATCGGCGGCCGGACGAGCGACGGCCGGGACGCGGAGTTCACCGCGTCCGGCAAGACGATCACCTTCCACGGCTTCATGAAGGCGTACGTGGAAGGCGCCGACGACCCCAATGCCGAGCTCGACGACCGCGAGCGGCGCTTGCCGCAGGTCGCGGAGGGCGACGCCCTGTCCTCCGAGGAGATCTCGGTCGACGGCCACGCGACCAAGCCGCCCGCCCGCTACACCGAGGCCTCGCTGGTCAAGGAGCTGGAAGAGCGCGAGATCGGCCGCCCGTCGACGTACGCCTCGATCATCGGCACGATTCTCGACCGTGGCTATGTGTTCAAGAAGGGGACGGCGCTCGTGCCGTCGTTCCTGAGCTTCGCCGTGGTCAACCTGCTGGAGAAGCACTTCGGCCGGCTCGTCGACTACGACTTCACCGCCCGCATGGAGGACGACCTCGACCGCATCGCGCGGGGCGAGGCGAAGGCCGTGCCGTGGCTGAAGCGCTTCTACTTCGGTGGAGATCCGGCGGGCGCGGGTGTTGCCTCCGGCGCGGGCAACGGCGACGGCGATCACCTCGGCGGTCTGAAGGAGCTGGTGACCGACCTCGGCGCGATCGACGCCCGGGAGATCTCCAGCTTCCCGGTCGGCGATGGGATCGTGCTGCGCGTCGGCCGCTACGGCCCGTACATCGAGCGGGGCGAGAAGGACTCGGAGGGCCACCAGCGCGCCGACGTCCCCGAGGACCTCGCGCCCGACGAGCTGACCGTGGAGTACGCGGAGGAGCTGCTGGCCAAGCCGAGCGGCGACTTCGAGCTGGGCGCGGACCCGGTCACCGGTCACCAGATCATCGCCCGTGACGGTCGCTACGGCCCGTATGTGACCGAGGTGCTGCCCGAGGGCACCCCGAAGACCGGCAAGAACGCGGTCAAGCCGCGGACGGCCTCCCTCTTCAAGTCGATGTCGCTGGACACGGTGACCCTCGACGACGCGCTGAAGCTGATGTCCCTGCCGCGGGTGGTCGGCACCGACGCGGAAGGCGTCGAGATCACCGCGCAGAACGGCCGGTACGGCCCGTATCTGAAGAAGGGCACGGACTCGCGCTCGCTGGAGACCGAGGACCAGCTCTTCAACATCACGCTGGACGAGGCGCTGGCGATCTACGCGCAGCCGAAGCAGCGGGGTCGAGCTGCTGCCAAGCCGCCGCTGAAGGAGCTGGGCACGGACCCGGTGAGCGAGCGTCCGGTGGTCGTCAAGGACGGCCGCTTCGGTCCGTACGTCACGGACGGCGAGACCAACGCGACCCTGCGCACGGATGACAGCGTCGAGGACATCACACCGGAGCGCGGCTACGAGCTGCTCGCCGAGAAGCGTGCCAAGGGACCCGTCAAGAAGAAGACGGTGAAGAAGGCTCCGGCCAAGAAGGCGCCGGCGAAGAAGACCGCCGCGAAGAAGACGGTGGCTGCCAAGAAGACGGCGGCCAAGAAGACTGCCGCGAAGAAGACGACCACGTCGGCGGCCGCGGCGAAGAAGACCGCCGCGTCGGCGAAGGCGTCGACGGACGAGTAGTTCAGGACGGACGAGTAGTTCAGTTCGAGTAGCCGGTTCATTCGAGTAGCCGGTTCATACGGGCGCTTTGTGCGGGGAGGATTCCCACCCTCCGCACATAGCGCCCGTATGTTCGGCCAGGCCTCCGGGGAGCAGTGCGCTCCGGATAGGCTGGGCGGATGACGCGAGCCGAGCAGCCAGCCGAGCAGCAGGCGGTCCTGAACACCGCCTCAGAGACTGCCTCAGACTCCGACGCCCTTGTCGCGGACTCACGTGAGCGCGCCGTGCGCGCCCTGCTGCGCTTCCCTCCGCTGAGGCGTCTCTGGAGTGCGCAGGTCGTCGGCGGCATCGGGGATGCCGTCGCCGTTCTCGTGCTTCTGCTGCTGACGCTTCAGGCGTCGGTCCTGCAGGGCACGTTCGGGGACGGCTATCGCGGTGCGGCCTTCGCCGTCGCCGCCGTGCTCGGTGCGCGCGTGCTCGCCACGCTGCTCTTCGGTGCCGTGCTCCTCGGCCCGCTGACGACACTCACCTCGCCGAGCGGGCCGCTCGACCGCCGCTGGACCATGATCGGCGCGGACGGCCTGCGGCTCGCGCTGCTGATCGTGGCGCCGCTGTGGATCGACTGGTCGCCCGAGAACGCGCCGGCGGTCCTGCTGATCACGGTCTTCGTCGCCGGTGTCGCCGAGCGATTCTGGACGGTCGCCCGGGAGGGCGCCGCCCCCGCGCTGCTGCCGGCCCCGCCGCTGGAGGGCGCGGCGGTCCGTCCGCTGCCGGATCACCTCGACGCGCTGCGCAGGCTCTGGCTGCGTACGGGCTTCGCAGTCATCCCAGCCGGAGCGGCGGTGCTGCTCGTCGCCACGCTGATCGGCAATCTGCTGGGCTCGGGCATCGAGTGGTTCTCGCTGCACCAGGCGGCGCTCGGTTCGTACGTCGCGGCCGGCCTGTTCGCCGCGTCCGTATCCACGCTGTACTTCCTGGAGCTGCCAGGATCGCTGACCCCGCGGCCGCGCTCGCCGCTGGAGGGGCTGCGCCGTCCGTCCACCGGCAACGGTCTGGACAAGGGGCGTACGGGCGCCATACCGCTGTTCGTTCTCGCCTGCGCGGCCGTCGCCGGGGCGATCTCGTCCGCCGTCGCCGTCTCCGTACTGCACGCCTTCGACCTGGGCGGCGGGCCGGCGACCTTCGCGCTGCTGGTGCTCGCCCTCACCGGCGGCACCGCGCTCGGCATCCGGGGCGCCGGCTCCGTACTGCCCACGCTGTCGCGCCGTCGGCTGCTCGCCCTCGCGCTCGCCCTGACCGGCGTCGCGCTGCTCGCCATGGGGCTGGTGCCGGACACGGCGACCGTGCTGTTCCTCGCGCTGCTCGCGGGCCTCGCGGCCGGCGTCGCAGCGAGCATCGGGCATGCGCTCGTCGACCAGGAGGCCGAGGAGTTCCGGCGGGGCCGGATCAGCGAGCACCTGCAGGCGGTCGTACGGGTCGCGATCGGGCTCGGCGCGATCGCAGCGCCGCTGCTCGCCGCCGCGATCGGGCCGCACCGGCTCGCGAGCGGCGACTTCGTCTTCGCGCACGGCGGCGCGGCGTTCACGCTGATGCTGGTCGGCGCGCTGCTGCTGCCCGTCGCGGCGATCGTCCTCGCGAAGACGGACGACCGGGCGGGCGTGCCGCTGCGCCGCGATCTGGGTGACGCGCTGCGCGGCGGGTCGGATCCGGCGCAGGCGCCGGCCGCGACCGGTTTCTTCATCGCCATGGAGGGCGGCGACGGAGCCGGGAAGTCGACGCAGGTCGACGCGCTCGCGGAGTGGATCCGCGCGAAGGGCCACGAGGTTGTTGTGACGCGTGAGCCGGGTGCGACACCGATCGGGAAGCGGCTGCGGTCGATCCTGCTGGATGTGTCGTCGGCGGGGCTCTCGAACCGGGCGGAGGCGCTGCTGTACGCCGCGGACCGCGCCGAGCATGTCGGCTCGGTCGTACGGCCCGCGCTGGAGCGCGGCGCGATCGTCATCTCCGACCGCTACATCGACTCGTCCGTGGCGTATCAGGGTGCGGGGCGCGATCTGTCGCCGACCGAGATCGCCCGCATCTCGCGGTGGGCGACGGACGGTCTCGTACCGCATCTGACGGTGCTGCTCGACGTCTCGCCCGAAGCGGCGCGTGAGCGCTTCACGGAGGCGCCGGACCGGCTCGAGTCGGAACCGGCGGAATTCCACCAGCGGGTGCGCGCCGGTTTCCTGACGCTGGCCGCGGCGGACCCGGGCCGGTATCTGGTGGTGGACGCGGGCCAGGAGCCGTCGTCCGTCGCGACGGTCGTACGGCACCGGCTCGACCGGCTGCTTCCGCTCTCCGACGCCGAGGTGAAGGCGCAGGAGGAGGCGCGGAAGGCGGCCCGGGAGGAGGCCCGTCGGCGGGCCGAGGAAGAGGCCGCGCGCAAGGCGGAGGACGAGCGGGCCGAGCGCGAGCGGCAGGAACAGCTCGCCAAACTCCGCGCCGAGGAGGAGGAGCGCAAGCGCCGCGAGCTGGAGGAGGCGCGGCAGCGCGAGGCCGAGCGGCAGGCGGAGGAGGCCCGGCTGCGGGCAGAGGACGCGCGGCGGCGGGCGGACGAGGAGCGGGCGCGGCGGCTGGCCGAAGAGAAGGCGGCCGCGGCTGAGCAGGAGCGGCTGCGCAGGCAGGCGGAGGAGGAGGCGCGGCTCCGGGCGGAGGCGGAGGAGCGGCGGCTGGAGAAGCAGCGCAAGGCGGAGGAGGCGTTGCTGCTGGCGGAGGAGGCGCGGCGGGCGGCGGAAGCCGCGGCGGCTTCCGCGGCCGCGGCGGCTGAGATTACGGTGCCGACGCCGGTGGTCACTTCTGAGGTCGCCCCGGAGGTCGCTCCGGACGAGGTGACGCAGCAGGTTCCGGTTCCGGACGCGGCGGAGACGACGGTGCTTCCGAAGGTTCCGGATGCTTCGGATGTTCGGGACGTGGACGAGACGGCGGTGCTGCCGCCGGTACGGGAGCGGGAGCCGGCGCGGGAGTCGGATCCGGCTGACCGGGTGCCGCCGGGCATGTTCCGCGACGAGCCGTCGGCCGACGGCACGAACGACCGCACGCGCGAACTCCCCCAGGTCGACCCCGCGTCGGGCAGCCCGCGCCGCCGCTCGGACTGGGCGGAGGAGACCCCGCTGGACGACCTTCCGACCCTGGCGGACGAGCTGCTGGGCCCGCACGACGGCGACGACGAGAAAGGGTCTCGGGGACGCCGCTGAGGGTGCCGGGTCCCCCATTGGGGGCTGAGGTGCGCTTCCTGCGGCGCGAGGCTGCCGCGTGGGATGTGGGGGCGACAGCCCCCACATACCCGTCCCCCTGCCTGGGGTCTGGGGCGAAGCCCCCGGTTTCGGGAAGGGGCGGGGTGGGGGACGAGCAAGCCCCGCACCCCCAGGGACCTGAGGCCTCGCCCCCACCGCGCGGCCGAGGCGCATATCGGATGCAGCGGGAAGAGGACGGGGGGCAACCCGGCCCCGCGCCCATCCGCGGTGTGCGGCGTTGGACCACGCGTCCACCTCCCGGGGCGGGGGGACACCCCCACGGCCGGGACCCGCTGTCAGACCCCTGCCCCACAATGGAGACCCACGAAAGGCGGTGACGGCACATGACCGTATGGGACGACGTGGTCGGCCAAGAGCGCGTCCAGGTGCAGCTGTCCGCCGCCGCCCGCGACGCCGACACCCGCGTCACCCTCGAAGCCCGGCGCGAGCCCGCCCCCGACGCCTCGAAGATGACGCATGCCTGGCTGTTCACCGGACCCCCCGGCTCCGGGCGGTCCACCGCCGCGCGGGCGTTCGCCGCGGCGTTGCAGTGCACCAGCCCCGACCGCGCCCTCGGCGGTGAGCCCGGCTGCGGCTTCTGCGACGGCTGCCACACCAGCCTCATCGGCACGCACGCCGACGTCGACGTCATCCGCACCGACCTGCTCTCCATCGGCGTCAAGGAGACCCGCGACCTCGTCCGCCGCGCCCAGCTCTCCCCGGCCGGAGGCCGCTGGCAGGTGATCATCCTGGAGGACGCCGACCGTCTCACCGAGGGCGCGGGCAACGTCCTGCTGAAGGCCGTGGAGGAGCCCGCGTCCCGCACCGTGTGGCTGCTCTGCGCGCCCTCCCTCGAGGACGTACTGCCCACCATCCGCTCCCGCTGCCGCCACCTCACCCTCCGTACGCCCTCGGTCGCCGCCGTCGCCGACGTGCTGATCCGGCGGGACGGCATCGAGCCCGAGGCCGCCCACTCCGCCGCCCGCGCCACCCAGGGGCACATCGGCCGCGCACGCCGGCTCGCCACCGACGAGCGGGCCCGCGCCCGGCGGGCCACCGTGCTCAAGCTGCCGCTGCGCGTCGAGGACATCGGCGGCTGCCTCAAGGCCGCGCAGGAGCTGATCGACGCCGCGGCCGAGGACGCCAAGCAGGTTGCCGAGGAGGTCGACGTCAAGGAGACGGAGGACCTCAAGGCGGCCCTCGGGGCCTCCGCCGGCGGGCGGATGCCGCGCGGGACGGCCGGGGCGATGAAGGAGCTGGAGGACAGGCAGAAGCGCCGTAAGACCCGTAGCCAGCGCGACAGTCTCGATCTCGCGCTCACCGATCTGACCGGCTTCTACCGCGATGTGCTGGCTCTCCAGATGGGTTCCGAGGTCGCGCTCGCCAATGACGATGTACGGGACTCCCTCGACCGGATCGCCCGGGGTTCGACCCCCGAGGGCACCCTGCGCCGGATAGAGGCGGTAGTCGCCTGCCGACAGGCGCTGGACCGCAATGTCGCGCCGTTGCTGGCTGTCGAGGCGATGGCGGTGGCGCTGCGGGCCGGCTGACGCGTCGCGCTCGCGCCACCGGTCGGTTGACCTCTCACCCGTACGGGCGCGAGAAGGCGTCACTGGTCACGCTCTACTACGCTCCGAGGATGGACACCAGGCGCCTGCTCCGTACTTCCGCCCTCGCGCTGGCCACGGCCGGTCTGCTGATTTCCGGCTGCAGCGGGGGGAGTTCGTCGCCGGGCGCCTCGGCATCGGCATCCACCAAGGACGGCGGGCTTGCCCCCGCCTCCGCTCTCCAGCCGTACTACGCGCAGGAGTTGAAGTGGCGGCCCTGCGGCGCCCCCGGCTTCGAGTGCTCCACGATGAAGGCCCCGCTGGACTACGACAAGCCCGACGGCAAGTCGATCAAGCTGGCCGTCGCCCGCAAGAAGGCCACCGGCCCCGGCAAGCGCCTCGGCTCCCTGCTCGTCAACCCGGGAGGCCCCGGCGGCTCGGCCGTCGGCTATCTCCAGGCGTACGCGGGCATCGGCTACCCCGCCCCGGTCCGCGCCCGCTACGACATGGTCGCAGTCGACCCGCGCGGCGTCGCCCGCAGCGAGCCCGTCGAATGCCTCACCGGCAAGGAGATGGACGCGTACACCCAGGTCGACCAGACCCCCGACGACGCGGCCGAGGCCACCCGCCTCGCCGCGTCGCTCAAGAACTTCGCGGCGGGCTGCGAGAAGCGTTCCGGCGCGATCCTGCCCCATGTCTCCACCGTCGAGGCGGCCCGTGACATGGACATCCTGCGCGCCGTGCTGGGCGACGAGAAGCTGACGTACGTCGGTGCTTCGTACGGCACCTTCCTCGGCGCGACCTACGCCGAGCTGTTCCCCGACCGCGCCGGCCGGCTCGTCCTCGACGGCGCGATGGACCCGTCGCTGCCCTCCCGGCAGCTGAACCGGGACCAGACCGAGGGCTTCGAGACCGCGTTTCAGTCATTCGCCACCGACTGCGTCACGCAGACGGACTGCCCGCTCGGCACCGAGTCGGCCGCCGACGCCTCCACCCGCCTCAAGGCCTTCTTCGCCGCGCTCGACGCCAAGCCGGTCGAGACCGGCGAGAGCCGCAAGCTCGGCGAGTCCCTGGCGACCACCGGAGTGATCGCCGCGATGTACGACGAGGGCGCCTGGCCGCAGCTCCGCGAGGCCCTCGCGGCCGCCATGGACGGCGACGGCGCGCCCCTGCTCGCGCTGGCCGACAGCTACTACGAGCGCGAGGGCGACGGCTCGTACGCGAATCTGATGTACGCCAACGCCGCCGTGAACTGCCTGGACCTGCCGCCGGCCTTCACCGCCCCCGCGGCCGTACAGTCGGGCCTTCCCGAATTCGAGAAGGCCTCCCCGGT
The Streptomyces lunaelactis genome window above contains:
- the topA gene encoding type I DNA topoisomerase, giving the protein MSPTSETAKGGRRLVIVESPAKAKTIKGYLGPGYVVEASVGHIRDLPNGAAEVPDKYTGEVRRLGVDVENDFQPIYVVNADKKAQVRKLKEQLAESDELFLATDEDREGEAIAWHLLEVLKPKVPVHRMVFHEITKDAIREAVENPRELNQRMVDAQETRRILDRLYGYEVSPVLWKKVMPRLSAGRVQSVATRLVVERERERIAFRSAEYWDLTGTFSTGRAGDASDPSTLTARLNTVDGRRVAQGRDFGSDGQLKSGQVLHLDEANARALAAALQDASFAVRAVESKPYRRSPYAPFRTTTLQQEASRKLGFGAKATMQVAQKLYENGFITYMRTDSTTLSDTAVSAARAQVTQLYGANYLPEKPRVYAGKVKNAQEAHEAIRPSGDRFRTPAETGLTGDQFRLYELIWKRTVASQMKDAVGNSVTVRIGGRTSDGRDAEFTASGKTITFHGFMKAYVEGADDPNAELDDRERRLPQVAEGDALSSEEISVDGHATKPPARYTEASLVKELEEREIGRPSTYASIIGTILDRGYVFKKGTALVPSFLSFAVVNLLEKHFGRLVDYDFTARMEDDLDRIARGEAKAVPWLKRFYFGGDPAGAGVASGAGNGDGDHLGGLKELVTDLGAIDAREISSFPVGDGIVLRVGRYGPYIERGEKDSEGHQRADVPEDLAPDELTVEYAEELLAKPSGDFELGADPVTGHQIIARDGRYGPYVTEVLPEGTPKTGKNAVKPRTASLFKSMSLDTVTLDDALKLMSLPRVVGTDAEGVEITAQNGRYGPYLKKGTDSRSLETEDQLFNITLDEALAIYAQPKQRGRAAAKPPLKELGTDPVSERPVVVKDGRFGPYVTDGETNATLRTDDSVEDITPERGYELLAEKRAKGPVKKKTVKKAPAKKAPAKKTAAKKTVAAKKTAAKKTAAKKTTTSAAAAKKTAASAKASTDE
- the tmk gene encoding dTMP kinase, with the protein product MTRAEQPAEQQAVLNTASETASDSDALVADSRERAVRALLRFPPLRRLWSAQVVGGIGDAVAVLVLLLLTLQASVLQGTFGDGYRGAAFAVAAVLGARVLATLLFGAVLLGPLTTLTSPSGPLDRRWTMIGADGLRLALLIVAPLWIDWSPENAPAVLLITVFVAGVAERFWTVAREGAAPALLPAPPLEGAAVRPLPDHLDALRRLWLRTGFAVIPAGAAVLLVATLIGNLLGSGIEWFSLHQAALGSYVAAGLFAASVSTLYFLELPGSLTPRPRSPLEGLRRPSTGNGLDKGRTGAIPLFVLACAAVAGAISSAVAVSVLHAFDLGGGPATFALLVLALTGGTALGIRGAGSVLPTLSRRRLLALALALTGVALLAMGLVPDTATVLFLALLAGLAAGVAASIGHALVDQEAEEFRRGRISEHLQAVVRVAIGLGAIAAPLLAAAIGPHRLASGDFVFAHGGAAFTLMLVGALLLPVAAIVLAKTDDRAGVPLRRDLGDALRGGSDPAQAPAATGFFIAMEGGDGAGKSTQVDALAEWIRAKGHEVVVTREPGATPIGKRLRSILLDVSSAGLSNRAEALLYAADRAEHVGSVVRPALERGAIVISDRYIDSSVAYQGAGRDLSPTEIARISRWATDGLVPHLTVLLDVSPEAARERFTEAPDRLESEPAEFHQRVRAGFLTLAAADPGRYLVVDAGQEPSSVATVVRHRLDRLLPLSDAEVKAQEEARKAAREEARRRAEEEAARKAEDERAERERQEQLAKLRAEEEERKRRELEEARQREAERQAEEARLRAEDARRRADEERARRLAEEKAAAAEQERLRRQAEEEARLRAEAEERRLEKQRKAEEALLLAEEARRAAEAAAASAAAAAEITVPTPVVTSEVAPEVAPDEVTQQVPVPDAAETTVLPKVPDASDVRDVDETAVLPPVREREPARESDPADRVPPGMFRDEPSADGTNDRTRELPQVDPASGSPRRRSDWAEETPLDDLPTLADELLGPHDGDDEKGSRGRR
- a CDS encoding DNA polymerase III subunit delta', translated to MTVWDDVVGQERVQVQLSAAARDADTRVTLEARREPAPDASKMTHAWLFTGPPGSGRSTAARAFAAALQCTSPDRALGGEPGCGFCDGCHTSLIGTHADVDVIRTDLLSIGVKETRDLVRRAQLSPAGGRWQVIILEDADRLTEGAGNVLLKAVEEPASRTVWLLCAPSLEDVLPTIRSRCRHLTLRTPSVAAVADVLIRRDGIEPEAAHSAARATQGHIGRARRLATDERARARRATVLKLPLRVEDIGGCLKAAQELIDAAAEDAKQVAEEVDVKETEDLKAALGASAGGRMPRGTAGAMKELEDRQKRRKTRSQRDSLDLALTDLTGFYRDVLALQMGSEVALANDDVRDSLDRIARGSTPEGTLRRIEAVVACRQALDRNVAPLLAVEAMAVALRAG
- a CDS encoding alpha/beta hydrolase; this encodes MDTRRLLRTSALALATAGLLISGCSGGSSSPGASASASTKDGGLAPASALQPYYAQELKWRPCGAPGFECSTMKAPLDYDKPDGKSIKLAVARKKATGPGKRLGSLLVNPGGPGGSAVGYLQAYAGIGYPAPVRARYDMVAVDPRGVARSEPVECLTGKEMDAYTQVDQTPDDAAEATRLAASLKNFAAGCEKRSGAILPHVSTVEAARDMDILRAVLGDEKLTYVGASYGTFLGATYAELFPDRAGRLVLDGAMDPSLPSRQLNRDQTEGFETAFQSFATDCVTQTDCPLGTESAADASTRLKAFFAALDAKPVETGESRKLGESLATTGVIAAMYDEGAWPQLREALAAAMDGDGAPLLALADSYYEREGDGSYANLMYANAAVNCLDLPPAFTAPAAVQSGLPEFEKASPVFGRGFAWASLNCAYWPTPATGAPHRIEAKGADPIVVVGTTRDPATPYKWAQGLAEQLDSGTLLTYEGDGHTAYGRGSDCVDTAINTYLLEGTLPPKDKRCR